In Luxibacter massiliensis, a single genomic region encodes these proteins:
- a CDS encoding extracellular solute-binding protein, whose translation MEKKILRGITWAHSRGYTSIMAVAQRFMEMYKDVEITWEKRSLQEFADAPIEELAQRYDLLIIDHPWAGFAAKHGILLPLQEYLSTEYLKDQERNSVGKSYISYDFNGFLSALAVDAATPVAVYRPDYFERVKDRVPQTFDDVLSLAKSGKVIYAGIPINLLMDFYMFCVTAGYEMFNKEEVVGREAGCEILEEMRALASMCTRDIFNWDPIAVHEALAAEEKYVYCPFAYGYTNYSRKGYAKNLLKAGDVVSYRGNNLRTVLGGTGLAVSSACQNKDVAVKFAEYAASPLIQKTLYFEAGGQPGHRGAWTDQECNRRSMDFFRDTLRTLDESYLRPRYSGYLYFQDRGGAFIREYLMHGGNASSVLENMNQLYRESMEVDV comes from the coding sequence ATGGAAAAGAAAATATTAAGAGGCATAACATGGGCGCACAGCAGAGGGTACACATCCATTATGGCGGTAGCGCAGAGATTTATGGAAATGTATAAGGATGTAGAGATTACTTGGGAAAAGCGCTCCCTTCAGGAATTTGCGGATGCACCCATAGAGGAGCTCGCCCAGAGATATGATTTGCTGATTATCGACCACCCGTGGGCGGGATTTGCGGCTAAACACGGGATTTTACTTCCCCTTCAGGAGTACCTAAGTACTGAATATTTAAAAGATCAGGAAAGGAATTCAGTGGGGAAATCCTATATCAGCTATGATTTTAATGGGTTTTTAAGCGCCCTTGCCGTGGATGCGGCAACGCCGGTGGCGGTGTACAGGCCGGATTATTTTGAAAGGGTTAAGGACAGGGTTCCGCAGACGTTTGATGATGTCTTGAGCCTGGCAAAGTCAGGCAAAGTAATTTATGCCGGGATCCCTATTAATCTTCTTATGGATTTCTATATGTTTTGTGTAACTGCGGGTTATGAAATGTTTAACAAAGAGGAGGTTGTGGGCAGAGAGGCAGGATGTGAAATACTGGAGGAAATGAGGGCGTTGGCTTCCATGTGCACAAGAGATATCTTCAATTGGGACCCTATTGCGGTACATGAGGCTTTGGCAGCAGAAGAGAAATATGTATACTGTCCTTTTGCGTATGGTTATACCAATTACTCACGAAAGGGATATGCGAAAAACCTTTTGAAAGCTGGGGATGTGGTGAGCTACAGGGGGAATAATCTGAGAACTGTGCTGGGAGGCACAGGCCTTGCCGTTTCCTCTGCATGTCAAAATAAGGATGTGGCTGTAAAGTTTGCAGAATATGCGGCGTCGCCGTTGATACAGAAAACCTTATATTTCGAAGCAGGAGGCCAGCCGGGGCACCGGGGTGCGTGGACAGACCAGGAGTGTAACAGGAGGAGCATGGACTTTTTCAGAGATACGCTCAGAACTTTAGATGAATCTTACTTAAGGCCCAGGTACAGCGGGTATCTGTATTTTCAGGACCGGGGGGGTGCTTTTATCCGGGAATATCTGATGCATGGGGGGAATGCATCTAGTGTCCTGGAAAATATGAATCAGTTATACAGGGAATCTATGGAGGTAGATGTATGA
- a CDS encoding dihydrodipicolinate synthase family protein, whose translation MISRKEMIVASITIYDEENHINDAEMLKLWNKNIQEGADGFFIGGSVGECFLLSNEERIHMFELAGSALKNLDVYAHVGAISTDHAIEMAKAAVSCGIQHIASTPPFYFAFTTKELAKYYYDLAEAVGRPILYYDIPSSTHADLNTDDSEIRALLKSGAIDMIKHTNLQSYRMKRIKSINPGIKVMGGFESRMIPMLNYHCDGFIGSTFNFMLPQYNKIVELYGTPKKSEIFKIISDSTDILQVLLDTGLPASIKYILKRQGIQSGDVRRPLLPLSDGAKTKLDAILDKKLIYNN comes from the coding sequence ATGATAAGCCGTAAAGAAATGATTGTTGCTTCCATAACCATTTATGATGAAGAAAACCACATTAATGACGCTGAAATGTTAAAATTATGGAATAAAAATATACAAGAAGGAGCAGACGGTTTCTTTATTGGAGGAAGTGTGGGTGAATGTTTCCTGCTCTCTAATGAAGAACGTATCCACATGTTCGAGCTGGCCGGCAGCGCGCTGAAGAATCTTGACGTTTACGCACATGTGGGAGCCATCAGCACAGACCATGCCATTGAAATGGCAAAAGCCGCAGTTTCCTGCGGCATTCAGCATATTGCTTCCACCCCTCCTTTTTATTTTGCATTTACAACAAAGGAGCTTGCGAAATATTATTACGATTTGGCAGAAGCTGTAGGCAGGCCCATTCTCTACTATGACATTCCTTCCAGTACCCATGCGGACCTTAATACAGATGACTCGGAGATACGCGCCCTTTTAAAATCAGGCGCAATTGATATGATTAAACATACTAACCTACAGTCATACCGCATGAAACGCATCAAATCCATCAACCCAGGAATCAAAGTCATGGGCGGCTTCGAGAGCAGGATGATACCCATGCTGAATTACCACTGTGATGGCTTTATCGGAAGTACATTTAATTTCATGCTTCCCCAATATAATAAGATTGTGGAATTATATGGCACTCCTAAAAAAAGTGAGATTTTTAAAATAATTTCTGATTCTACGGATATTCTGCAAGTCCTGCTTGATACAGGGCTTCCTGCATCTATTAAATATATACTTAAACGCCAGGGAATCCAGTCAGGAGACGTGCGGCGCCCGCTTTTACCCCTCAGTGACGGGGCAAAAACGAAATTAGATGCAATATTGGATAAAAAGCTCATCTATAATAACTAA
- a CDS encoding MaoC family dehydratase: protein MEQTIYYEDYQVGAVRETTGRTITETDIVLHAGQTGDFFPHHMDAQWCETTEFGQRIAHGTLTFSVAVGMTANVINPVAFSYGYDRLRFISPVFIGDTIHTRVTIKEKKDHKKKEDMGFVVEALEVYNQRNQLVLVAEHLLLCEKKQFHEAKE from the coding sequence TTGGAACAAACAATTTACTATGAGGACTACCAGGTGGGGGCGGTCAGAGAGACAACGGGAAGAACTATAACCGAAACTGACATTGTCCTCCATGCGGGGCAGACGGGGGACTTTTTTCCGCATCATATGGATGCCCAGTGGTGTGAAACCACTGAATTTGGACAAAGGATCGCCCATGGGACACTGACATTCAGCGTTGCAGTGGGGATGACTGCAAATGTGATTAACCCTGTTGCGTTTTCCTATGGATATGACCGGCTGAGATTTATTTCTCCTGTCTTTATTGGGGATACTATCCATACAAGGGTGACGATCAAAGAGAAGAAAGACCATAAGAAAAAAGAGGATATGGGATTTGTGGTGGAGGCCCTTGAAGTCTATAACCAGAGAAACCAGCTGGTTTTAGTGGCGGAGCATCTGCTTTTATGTGAGAAGAAACAGTTCCATGAAGCAAAAGAATAA
- a CDS encoding CaiB/BaiF CoA transferase family protein: protein MKPLEGILVLDFSQYLAGPSCSLRLADLGARVIKIERPGSGDNCRRMSLKNLMIDGNSVLFHTINRSKESFCANMKDPEDLKIVRELIKRADVLIENFRPGVMKRNHLDYDSVKEINAGLVYGTVTGYGNEGPWVKKPGQDLLVQSMSGLAWLNGNGQDPPVPFCLSVIDSYAGVHLAEGVLAALFRRFKTGRGALVEVSLMESAVDMQFEGITAYLNGGRKLPVRADYNNAHPYMGAPYGVYQTKDGYIALSKGSLKDLAEYLEIPRLAQFDEFEDTFNKRDEIKRIIGEKLLLDTTAHWLEILESAGYWCSDVYTWEKLLNTEGFQALKFLQELEFEDGRKICTSRCPVKVDGEAYYSSRRAPDLGEDTKKIIQEFDLGKGGLS from the coding sequence ATGAAACCGTTAGAGGGAATCCTTGTCCTGGATTTCAGCCAGTACCTGGCAGGGCCTTCCTGCTCTCTGAGGCTGGCGGACTTGGGGGCAAGGGTAATTAAAATTGAAAGGCCGGGCAGCGGTGATAACTGCAGGCGGATGTCGCTGAAAAATCTTATGATAGATGGAAACAGTGTACTCTTTCATACAATTAACCGCAGTAAGGAAAGTTTTTGTGCCAATATGAAAGATCCGGAAGACCTGAAGATTGTGAGGGAGTTGATTAAAAGGGCAGATGTCCTGATTGAAAATTTTCGGCCAGGTGTTATGAAAAGAAACCATCTGGACTATGATTCTGTGAAGGAGATAAATGCCGGATTGGTTTATGGGACAGTAACAGGATATGGAAACGAGGGGCCCTGGGTAAAAAAGCCGGGCCAGGATCTTCTAGTCCAATCTATGTCGGGACTTGCCTGGCTGAATGGGAACGGGCAGGATCCTCCGGTTCCTTTCTGCCTTTCGGTGATAGATTCTTATGCGGGGGTACATCTGGCGGAAGGGGTACTGGCAGCGCTGTTTAGGAGGTTTAAGACGGGCAGGGGGGCCTTGGTGGAAGTGAGCCTGATGGAATCTGCAGTGGATATGCAGTTTGAGGGAATCACAGCATATTTGAACGGCGGCAGGAAGCTGCCTGTGAGGGCAGACTATAACAATGCACATCCATATATGGGCGCCCCTTATGGCGTATATCAGACAAAGGATGGCTATATCGCACTGTCTAAGGGGAGCCTGAAAGATTTGGCTGAGTACCTGGAGATTCCCAGGCTGGCACAATTTGATGAGTTTGAGGATACATTTAATAAGCGGGATGAGATTAAGCGGATAATAGGGGAAAAATTGCTTCTGGATACTACGGCACACTGGCTGGAAATCTTAGAGAGCGCCGGTTATTGGTGCTCGGATGTGTATACTTGGGAAAAGCTCCTTAACACAGAAGGGTTCCAGGCGCTGAAATTTCTGCAGGAGCTTGAATTTGAGGATGGAAGAAAAATATGTACATCCAGATGTCCTGTGAAGGTGGACGGTGAGGCCTATTATTCCTCCCGCAGGGCCCCGGATTTGGGTGAAGATACAAAAAAAATCATACAAGAGTTTGATTTAGGGAAGGGGGGATTATCATGA
- a CDS encoding CaiB/BaiF CoA transferase family protein, which translates to MRPLEGVKVLDFSQYMAGPSATLRLADLGARTVKVERPGKGDGCRDLRVPDCEIEGESPLFCAVNRNKDSIALDLKDEKNKGTLRSLLKEADVAVFSFRPGTAERLGLSYEQIKEINPRIIYGEVSGYGSAGPWSSKPGQDLLAQCISGLPYLNGNEGDAPTPLGLSLADMFAGQHLVQGILSALIRRERSGQGAYIQVNLLESILDIQFEVFTTFLNDGHEPPVRSKVNNANAYISAPYGIYETKDGYLALAMCSIVVLGELLGCKELLKYTDESEWSTKRDEIKRILKEHLKKETADYWLSVLETADVWCAKALNWEELFEMEGFKKLGMVQGIYRDGKKVFETTSCPIKFDQERYYSEKPAPFIGQDNKNI; encoded by the coding sequence ATGAGGCCTCTTGAGGGGGTTAAAGTACTGGATTTCAGCCAGTATATGGCGGGCCCTTCTGCCACATTAAGGCTGGCAGACCTGGGCGCCCGGACCGTGAAGGTGGAACGCCCAGGCAAAGGAGACGGCTGCCGGGATTTACGTGTTCCAGACTGTGAGATAGAGGGGGAAAGTCCTTTGTTCTGTGCGGTAAACCGTAACAAAGACAGCATCGCCCTGGATTTAAAGGACGAAAAAAATAAGGGGACTTTGCGCAGTCTCTTAAAAGAAGCGGATGTGGCTGTGTTTAGTTTCAGGCCCGGAACGGCAGAGAGGCTGGGTTTGTCCTATGAGCAGATAAAAGAAATAAATCCCCGGATTATATATGGTGAAGTAAGCGGATATGGGAGCGCCGGCCCATGGAGCTCAAAGCCAGGGCAGGATCTGCTGGCACAGTGTATTTCTGGACTGCCATACTTAAATGGCAATGAGGGAGATGCGCCTACCCCTCTGGGATTGTCACTGGCTGATATGTTTGCAGGACAACATCTGGTTCAGGGGATATTATCTGCATTGATACGGAGGGAGCGCAGTGGGCAGGGGGCATATATTCAGGTAAATCTGCTGGAATCTATCCTGGATATTCAGTTTGAGGTTTTCACAACTTTTCTGAATGATGGACATGAACCGCCTGTGAGAAGCAAGGTAAACAATGCAAATGCATACATATCCGCCCCGTATGGGATATATGAAACAAAGGATGGATATCTGGCTCTGGCGATGTGCTCTATTGTAGTGCTGGGTGAACTTTTGGGTTGTAAGGAGCTGCTGAAATATACGGATGAGAGCGAATGGTCCACCAAAAGAGATGAGATTAAGAGGATATTAAAAGAGCACTTGAAGAAAGAAACAGCAGATTATTGGCTTTCAGTCCTAGAAACAGCAGATGTGTGGTGCGCAAAGGCCCTGAACTGGGAAGAACTATTTGAGATGGAAGGATTTAAAAAACTGGGCATGGTGCAAGGCATATACCGAGACGGGAAAAAGGTATTTGAGACTACAAGCTGTCCTATTAAATTTGACCAAGAGCGGTATTACAGTGAAAAACCTGCCCCCTTTATAGGGCAGGATAATAAGAATATCTGA
- a CDS encoding glycine/sarcosine/betaine reductase component B subunit, translated as MKMEKKLKRQYFEVKDAVFGEKTVLRDRVLTISREALKEEIRPLLKAVKSVGFEIVKPGENTRIIHLLDTLQPMLKVEGEGIQYSGYFGDPHMVGSGTTNLLSGLAVMESAALPWDESSASSGLLYPRDAIMDMTGPISGMTPFAKTINFVILYELNEGKSSIEYDSEIRNIGIRISTYLASVTKDMEPDSSEVFSIDEVNPELPGVVLVWNSQNQGPYSNTFIYGHPIDNLVPTLIHPNEMMDGCIVSGNYVWPAFKVPTYLYVNNPILLELYKEHGKTINFRGVIFGRSHNPSNWHKTRCAQFAVKVAQFLEADGLIMAWEGGGNAAVDGMLTIQCAEKHNIKTSTITFEFGGVDGTEGILLVDDVPEADAVISAGSIEKPYTIPDVERVVGGRTFRLNKESGGFFPPSDKALAFEQTTHFYLSGNQSGASTLFAEQY; from the coding sequence ATGAAAATGGAAAAGAAGTTAAAAAGGCAGTATTTTGAAGTTAAGGATGCTGTTTTTGGGGAAAAGACAGTACTTAGGGATAGGGTACTTACTATTTCCAGGGAAGCGTTAAAAGAAGAGATCCGGCCTCTTTTAAAGGCAGTGAAAAGTGTAGGTTTTGAGATTGTAAAGCCTGGTGAGAATACCAGAATTATTCATCTATTGGATACTCTTCAGCCAATGCTGAAGGTGGAAGGAGAGGGAATCCAATATTCAGGATATTTTGGGGATCCGCATATGGTTGGAAGCGGGACCACAAATCTGCTGTCAGGTCTTGCGGTGATGGAAAGTGCGGCCCTGCCCTGGGATGAATCCAGTGCGAGTTCAGGACTTTTATATCCCAGGGATGCGATTATGGATATGACAGGACCAATTTCAGGGATGACGCCTTTTGCAAAGACGATCAATTTTGTCATACTCTATGAGCTGAATGAGGGGAAATCTTCTATTGAATATGACAGTGAAATCCGCAATATTGGAATCAGGATCTCCACGTATCTGGCCTCGGTTACAAAGGATATGGAGCCAGATTCCAGTGAAGTTTTTTCTATTGATGAGGTTAACCCAGAACTACCGGGGGTAGTCCTGGTATGGAATTCCCAAAACCAGGGCCCTTATTCCAATACATTTATTTATGGCCATCCGATAGACAATCTTGTACCGACACTTATCCATCCCAACGAAATGATGGATGGCTGTATAGTCAGTGGAAATTATGTATGGCCTGCTTTTAAAGTTCCGACCTATTTATATGTGAATAATCCTATACTTCTGGAATTATATAAAGAGCATGGAAAGACAATTAATTTCCGGGGGGTGATTTTTGGTAGAAGCCATAATCCATCCAACTGGCATAAAACAAGATGCGCCCAGTTTGCGGTGAAGGTTGCCCAGTTTCTGGAAGCAGACGGCCTGATTATGGCGTGGGAAGGCGGCGGGAATGCAGCAGTCGACGGAATGCTGACGATTCAGTGTGCTGAGAAACATAATATTAAGACATCTACGATTACATTTGAGTTTGGAGGCGTGGACGGCACAGAAGGGATTCTTCTTGTAGATGATGTACCTGAGGCGGATGCAGTCATCAGCGCTGGTTCTATAGAAAAACCTTATACGATCCCAGATGTGGAAAGGGTAGTCGGAGGCAGGACATTCCGCTTGAATAAAGAGTCCGGCGGTTTTTTCCCTCCCTCAGACAAAGCGCTGGCTTTCGAACAGACAACCCATTTTTATCTGTCAGGAAACCAGTCCGGGGCCAGTACCCTTTTTGCAGAACAGTACTAA
- a CDS encoding APC family permease encodes MSETMGENGNKQGGLSPKACILMAIGGMVGSAIFTLSGVTYGMAGASAIFTWIIAGGVLLLYSLNVSELATTFPESGGVYVYPHEVIGKTERMKDFAGWAAAWSWLNSTVFGTAFAAICVSTYLKEFVPAVKNSVAMQRIIPLVWIFIVWWLNAKSINAMGKIHNKLTLCLVFILGFYVILGLINGDNANLQPFVGGTMGGMGIAAGVPIAMLSYGSIIAVASFAGEIQNPKKNIPRIMATAVSLTLLMFSLILLATFRMAPVQDFLTDPGRQYYPLSYALSKALSGKYAWAVSIVPLGALLALMTNMSILVLDASRTVRAVARSGFLPKIFTKLHPQRQTPVPALTLVCGVAAVLTLKPDLIQVLINMGSICSAVAVTIIAVTLIVLRIKQKKGSITKKGAFCVPGGMIFPVATLLIVLTTLVLLYFGDGGAASYIMAAGWYVIGLIIFGVKCVIKDKVS; translated from the coding sequence TTGTCAGAAACAATGGGAGAGAATGGAAACAAGCAAGGGGGACTTTCTCCGAAAGCGTGTATATTAATGGCGATAGGGGGTATGGTGGGCAGTGCAATCTTTACCCTCTCCGGCGTCACCTATGGGATGGCTGGCGCATCTGCAATCTTTACATGGATAATCGCGGGAGGGGTGCTGCTATTATATTCACTGAATGTATCGGAGCTGGCAACAACATTCCCCGAATCAGGGGGGGTTTATGTGTACCCCCATGAGGTTATCGGCAAAACAGAGAGGATGAAGGACTTTGCAGGATGGGCCGCGGCCTGGTCATGGTTAAATTCTACTGTATTTGGAACTGCCTTTGCGGCAATCTGTGTAAGTACGTATCTTAAGGAGTTTGTCCCGGCTGTAAAAAATAGTGTGGCGATGCAGAGAATAATCCCGCTGGTATGGATCTTTATTGTATGGTGGCTGAATGCAAAGAGTATAAATGCCATGGGAAAAATTCATAATAAGCTGACACTCTGTCTGGTGTTCATTTTGGGATTTTATGTAATACTGGGATTGATAAATGGGGATAATGCAAATCTACAGCCTTTTGTGGGAGGAACAATGGGGGGCATGGGTATTGCGGCAGGCGTTCCTATTGCAATGCTCTCCTATGGTTCTATTATTGCAGTGGCATCTTTTGCCGGGGAGATTCAGAATCCAAAGAAAAATATACCGAGGATTATGGCGACGGCAGTCAGCCTGACACTCTTGATGTTCAGCCTGATCCTTCTGGCCACTTTTCGTATGGCTCCGGTTCAGGATTTCCTCACCGATCCCGGGAGGCAGTATTACCCGCTGTCCTATGCACTTAGTAAGGCCTTATCAGGGAAATATGCGTGGGCTGTCTCTATTGTACCGCTGGGAGCTCTGCTTGCCCTGATGACAAATATGAGTATTCTTGTACTTGACGCCAGTAGGACGGTGAGGGCGGTCGCCAGGAGCGGGTTCCTGCCAAAAATATTTACAAAGCTCCATCCCCAGAGACAGACTCCAGTGCCGGCGCTGACACTAGTATGTGGGGTCGCGGCAGTCCTCACTTTAAAGCCAGATCTGATTCAGGTGCTGATTAACATGGGGTCTATCTGTTCTGCAGTTGCAGTTACGATTATCGCAGTGACGCTGATTGTGCTAAGGATTAAGCAAAAAAAAGGGAGTATTACGAAAAAGGGAGCTTTTTGTGTTCCTGGCGGGATGATATTTCCAGTAGCGACACTCTTGATTGTTTTGACAACGCTTGTACTCCTCTATTTTGGGGACGGAGGGGCGGCTTCTTATATTATGGCAGCAGGCTGGTATGTCATTGGCCTTATTATTTTTGGCGTAAAGTGTGTGATAAAGGATAAAGTGTCTTAG
- a CDS encoding glycine/betaine/sarcosine/D-proline family reductase selenoprotein B, whose translation MGKLRAVYYINQFYAGIGGEEMADVGLSVYGEKRGPAMGVEPMWKGQMEVVKVLVCGDNFINTEAKFEEILPLIKEEIVAARPDVFVAGPAFNAGRYGVACAKMCDYVKKELGIPSVTGMWWENPAVGMYGRDNYIISTTETASGMRKSLPKLAALALKLAKGEKILGAGKEGYLPTGHRYNEYHEKTGARRVTDILLDKLYGRPYQTEVPLRKFEQVPPAAKVEDLRSTTVALFTTGGLVPIGNPDKLKQAFSVSYGKYDIEGIESLKKGIYESIHGGYDTTDASDDPHRLIPLDTMRHLEREGKIRGVSQYFYTTCGVGTNVETSKEMGKSIAADLKNSGVGAAILTSTUGTCTRCCATVAKELDRAGIPNVHITAFTSIALSVGANRIVFGGDFTAPSGNPSLPLEREKAYRGRIIEKCLEALSQDVEKPTLFTVDDEKEGEQP comes from the coding sequence ATGGGAAAATTAAGGGCAGTATACTACATTAACCAGTTTTATGCCGGAATCGGCGGAGAAGAGATGGCGGATGTAGGACTGAGCGTTTATGGGGAAAAAAGAGGGCCGGCCATGGGAGTGGAACCAATGTGGAAGGGGCAGATGGAGGTGGTAAAGGTTCTTGTATGTGGAGATAATTTTATAAATACAGAAGCGAAATTTGAGGAGATCCTGCCTCTAATTAAAGAAGAGATTGTGGCGGCCAGACCGGATGTGTTTGTGGCTGGACCGGCATTCAACGCAGGCCGTTATGGAGTTGCGTGCGCTAAGATGTGTGATTATGTAAAAAAGGAATTGGGTATCCCCAGTGTAACTGGAATGTGGTGGGAAAACCCTGCGGTAGGCATGTATGGAAGAGATAATTATATTATCTCTACAACAGAGACAGCAAGCGGGATGCGTAAATCTCTTCCTAAGCTGGCGGCTTTGGCATTAAAGCTGGCAAAGGGAGAAAAGATTTTAGGGGCGGGGAAAGAAGGGTATCTCCCCACTGGACACCGATACAATGAGTATCATGAAAAAACAGGGGCAAGGAGAGTGACAGATATACTTCTTGACAAACTCTATGGGCGTCCCTATCAGACAGAGGTACCTTTGCGTAAATTCGAGCAGGTTCCTCCCGCCGCAAAAGTGGAGGATCTAAGAAGTACCACAGTTGCTTTATTTACCACAGGGGGACTTGTACCAATAGGGAATCCTGATAAATTAAAACAGGCATTCTCCGTGAGTTATGGAAAATATGACATAGAAGGGATTGAGAGCCTGAAAAAAGGTATCTATGAATCTATCCATGGTGGTTATGACACCACAGATGCCAGTGATGACCCCCACAGGCTCATACCACTGGACACAATGCGCCACTTGGAGAGGGAGGGAAAGATTAGGGGGGTATCCCAGTATTTCTATACAACCTGTGGTGTTGGGACAAATGTTGAGACAAGTAAGGAGATGGGAAAAAGTATTGCGGCGGATCTGAAGAATTCCGGTGTGGGTGCTGCTATCCTTACTTCCACCTGAGGCACCTGTACCCGTTGCTGTGCAACGGTAGCAAAGGAGCTTGACCGCGCAGGGATTCCCAATGTACATATCACTGCATTTACGTCAATTGCTCTGAGCGTCGGTGCTAACCGCATCGTTTTTGGAGGGGATTTTACTGCCCCAAGTGGAAATCCGTCTCTGCCCCTGGAACGTGAAAAGGCATATAGAGGAAGAATTATTGAGAAGTGCCTGGAGGCTCTTTCACAGGACGTGGAGAAGCCTACATTGTTCACAGTAGATGATGAAAAGGAGGGGGAGCAGCCATGA
- a CDS encoding FadR/GntR family transcriptional regulator: MNNDTVKATASDKVIESIAQMIVSGQVKPGGKLLTERAFAEKFKVTRSCVREAIRALALIGMVDIHPGGGTYVADNNSIIPEEPVLWMYHQSLDKFDEIYTARELIETEVYLECFDQMNEEIRTYIMDAREQLLNMNTDTITGEEMEHVLSTIDLTIGKYCGNSIMNKLLQTTLALRKELSINILNLTSSRESAVLYRCKVLTALLQDDKKILKNALKRFFMNSERELNIK; the protein is encoded by the coding sequence ATGAACAATGATACAGTCAAAGCAACCGCTTCCGATAAGGTAATTGAAAGCATTGCACAAATGATCGTTTCTGGACAAGTCAAGCCAGGGGGGAAGCTCCTTACAGAAAGAGCTTTTGCGGAAAAATTCAAAGTCACACGCAGTTGTGTCAGAGAGGCCATCCGGGCGCTTGCCTTAATCGGAATGGTAGATATCCATCCAGGGGGCGGTACTTATGTGGCCGATAATAATTCTATCATTCCCGAAGAACCTGTATTATGGATGTATCACCAGAGCCTGGATAAATTCGATGAGATTTATACAGCCAGAGAACTCATAGAAACAGAAGTGTATCTGGAGTGTTTTGACCAGATGAATGAGGAGATCCGCACCTACATTATGGACGCCAGGGAGCAGCTTCTGAACATGAATACAGACACTATTACAGGAGAAGAGATGGAACATGTACTAAGTACGATTGATTTAACCATTGGGAAATACTGCGGAAACAGTATCATGAACAAACTGCTGCAGACAACACTGGCTTTGCGCAAAGAATTATCTATCAATATACTTAATCTCACCAGCTCCAGAGAAAGCGCTGTCTTATACCGCTGTAAGGTACTTACCGCACTATTGCAGGACGATAAGAAAATATTGAAGAACGCCCTGAAACGTTTCTTTATGAATTCGGAAAGAGAATTGAATATAAAATAG